In one Chiloscyllium punctatum isolate Juve2018m chromosome 17, sChiPun1.3, whole genome shotgun sequence genomic region, the following are encoded:
- the mtfp1 gene encoding mitochondrial fission process protein 1, with amino-acid sequence MSKPGEQNKVDIYRDTWVRFLGYANEVGEAFRALVPVGLVWATYGISTAYVTADAVDKGKKAAVAHGDKPGKTMTVGVAVVDTFIWQALASVIIPGFTINRLCAASLFLLRKTTRWPLPVRKWTTTAIGLSAIPVIITPIDRSVDFLLDSTLRKLYGSEEKHKP; translated from the exons ATGAGCAAGCCTGGGGAACAAAACAAGGTCGACATCTATCGGGATACTTGGGTCCGTTTTCTGG GATATGCTAATGAAGTTGGTGAAGCTTTCCGGGCACTAGTTCCTGTAGGACTGGTCTGGGCTACTTATGGCATATCAACTGCATATGTTACAGCTGATGCAGTTGACAAGGGGAAGAAAGCAGCTGTT GCTCATGGAGACAAACctggaaaaacaatgactgtcgGTGTCGCTGTGGTAGACACGTTCATCTGGCAAGCATTGGCCTCAGTTATAATTCCAGGATTCACCATCAATCGATTGTGTGCAGCTTCCCTTTTCTTACTTCGGAAAACTACAAGGTGGCCACTGCCTGTGAGAAAGTGGACGACAACTGCTATTGGCCTGTCTGCCATCCCAGTCATTATAACTCCCATTGACCG GTCTGTGGACTTTCTTTTGGATTCTACATTAAGAAAGTTATATGGATCAGAAGAAAAACACAAACCGTAA